Proteins found in one Amycolatopsis umgeniensis genomic segment:
- a CDS encoding MFS transporter, producing MRVTLLCWIIVVIEGYDIVAFGTVVPVLLENPENGFTPENIGWIGSAVFVGAMVGALSSGALSDRYGRRPVAIGAVAIFTLFTVLCGAVEAVWPLALFRLLAGLGIGAILPAASALTLEYAIPRYRTLTYTLMLSGVPVGGVFAAVTALPVIPAWGWQAMFLLAGAPGVICLFVTARCLPESPQFLDAIGRRDRATAIRARFGLDAPVLEVVTREKTEGVFGRSYRGASVVFATATFCGLFAWYGLATWLPGLMSKAGYALDSSLVFLLVLNLGAVTGSLVIAAASDRWSNRPVVVLTYLGMAAALMALSIKLPSFPLLVCIAVAGVGGHGGQILINAFVSASYPTGRRARALGWSLGAGRAGTIVGPIVIGWLVSGRDPLTGFAVFAGLAVIAAVLLALCPPTPALRSHDS from the coding sequence ATGCGCGTAACCCTGCTGTGCTGGATCATCGTGGTGATCGAAGGGTATGACATCGTCGCCTTCGGCACCGTCGTCCCCGTGCTGCTGGAGAACCCGGAAAACGGGTTCACCCCGGAGAACATCGGCTGGATCGGCTCGGCCGTCTTCGTCGGCGCGATGGTCGGGGCACTGTCGTCGGGAGCGCTCTCCGACCGTTACGGCCGTCGGCCCGTGGCCATCGGCGCGGTGGCGATCTTCACCTTGTTCACGGTCTTGTGCGGGGCGGTCGAGGCCGTCTGGCCCCTGGCGCTGTTCCGGCTGCTCGCCGGGCTGGGTATCGGGGCGATCCTGCCGGCCGCGTCCGCGCTCACCTTGGAGTACGCGATCCCGCGATATCGCACCCTGACCTACACCTTGATGCTGTCCGGTGTACCCGTCGGTGGTGTGTTCGCCGCGGTGACGGCGTTGCCGGTCATCCCGGCCTGGGGGTGGCAGGCGATGTTCCTGCTCGCCGGGGCGCCCGGCGTGATCTGCCTGTTCGTCACCGCCAGGTGCCTCCCCGAGTCGCCCCAGTTCCTCGACGCCATCGGGCGCCGCGACCGTGCCACGGCCATCCGCGCCCGGTTCGGGCTGGACGCGCCGGTACTCGAGGTGGTCACGCGGGAGAAGACCGAGGGCGTCTTCGGCCGGTCCTACCGGGGCGCGTCGGTCGTGTTCGCCACCGCGACCTTCTGCGGGCTCTTCGCCTGGTATGGGCTCGCCACCTGGCTCCCCGGCCTGATGTCGAAGGCGGGCTACGCGCTCGACTCGTCCCTGGTCTTCCTGCTCGTCCTCAACCTCGGTGCGGTGACGGGCTCGCTGGTCATCGCCGCCGCGAGCGACCGGTGGAGCAACCGGCCCGTCGTCGTTCTCACCTACCTCGGCATGGCCGCCGCCTTGATGGCGCTCTCGATCAAGCTGCCGTCTTTCCCGCTCCTGGTCTGCATCGCCGTGGCCGGCGTCGGCGGGCACGGCGGTCAGATCCTGATCAACGCCTTCGTCAGCGCCTCGTATCCGACCGGCCGTCGTGCACGAGCGCTCGGGTGGTCCCTCGGTGCCGGCCGCGCCGGCACGATCGTGGGACCGATCGTCATCGGGTGGTTGGTCAGCGGCCGTGACCCTTTGACCGGATTCGCCGTCTTCGCCGGACTTGCCGTCATCGCGGCGGTCCTGCTGGCGCTGTGTCCCCCGACCCCCGCCCTCCGCTCACACGACAGCTGA
- a CDS encoding aldehyde dehydrogenase family protein: protein MTKALPHARHFIDGSWQDSTRTGTSTGPATGEALGTFADGGRAEAQAAVEAARAAFERTSWSRDRQARATALLRLADRLEARRDDLVSLLAKENGKTLGESAFEVDMCAPKLRYAAALALVDSGRSAEVRPGYYSSTLPEPIGVAGVIVPWNSPVVLAVRSFAPALAAGCTVAMKMPAQTALVNGLLAEVVADVSALPPGVLNLFTESGDDGARELVSSPGTAAISYTGSTAVGRVIMAEGARTLKRLSLELGGKTPMIVFDDADLDAVVPVLTAAVTTFAGQFCMTGSRILAHEAIAAELRERLIEALSAIRLGPGDDPESQMGPMIDRASVDRVDRIVQEAARTATVLVRGGPVEDGPLADGAYYRPSLLEPQGPDDDIVRREVFGPVATFEVFRTEDEAARLANSTEFGLAASVWTTNVDRPLRLARELKAGTVWTNAWAVVHDEFEEGGFGQSGIGRLNGPRSLEAFQEIKHLVRVAPAEQRVSPQPSNSALRRRLHQV from the coding sequence ATGACGAAGGCACTCCCGCACGCGCGGCACTTCATCGACGGCAGCTGGCAGGACTCCACGAGAACCGGTACGTCCACCGGGCCCGCCACCGGTGAGGCCCTGGGCACCTTCGCCGACGGTGGGCGCGCGGAGGCCCAGGCAGCGGTCGAGGCTGCCAGGGCCGCCTTCGAACGCACCTCCTGGTCTCGCGACCGCCAGGCGCGGGCGACCGCCCTGCTGCGGCTGGCCGATCGTCTTGAGGCTCGCCGCGACGACCTCGTTTCGTTGCTGGCGAAGGAGAACGGCAAGACTCTCGGCGAGTCCGCGTTCGAGGTCGACATGTGCGCCCCCAAGCTCCGCTACGCCGCGGCTCTGGCCCTGGTCGACAGCGGCCGGTCGGCCGAGGTGCGGCCCGGGTACTACAGCAGCACCTTGCCCGAGCCGATCGGTGTCGCGGGCGTCATCGTGCCGTGGAACTCCCCGGTGGTGCTGGCCGTGCGGTCGTTCGCGCCGGCACTCGCCGCCGGCTGCACCGTGGCGATGAAGATGCCCGCGCAGACGGCGTTGGTCAACGGCCTCCTCGCCGAGGTCGTCGCCGACGTCTCGGCGTTGCCTCCCGGTGTCCTCAACCTCTTCACCGAGTCCGGCGACGACGGCGCGCGGGAGTTGGTTTCCTCTCCTGGCACCGCGGCGATCAGCTATACCGGGAGCACCGCCGTGGGCCGCGTCATCATGGCCGAGGGGGCACGGACCCTGAAACGGCTGTCGCTGGAACTCGGCGGCAAGACACCGATGATCGTGTTCGACGACGCCGACCTCGACGCCGTCGTCCCGGTGCTGACCGCGGCGGTCACCACGTTCGCCGGTCAGTTCTGCATGACCGGCAGCAGGATCCTGGCTCACGAAGCGATCGCGGCCGAGCTGCGCGAGCGTCTCATCGAGGCGCTGTCGGCGATCCGGCTGGGCCCGGGCGACGACCCGGAGAGCCAGATGGGCCCCATGATCGACCGGGCATCCGTGGACCGGGTCGACCGGATCGTCCAGGAGGCCGCTCGAACGGCCACGGTGCTGGTGCGCGGGGGACCGGTCGAGGACGGCCCGCTCGCGGATGGCGCGTACTACCGGCCCAGCCTGCTGGAGCCCCAAGGCCCCGACGACGACATCGTGCGGCGTGAAGTGTTCGGTCCGGTCGCCACCTTCGAAGTCTTCCGCACCGAGGACGAGGCCGCGCGATTGGCGAACAGCACCGAATTCGGCCTCGCCGCGTCGGTGTGGACCACGAACGTCGACCGGCCGCTGCGGCTCGCGCGGGAACTGAAGGCGGGCACGGTGTGGACAAACGCCTGGGCGGTGGTCCACGACGAGTTCGAGGAAGGCGGCTTCGGGCAGAGCGGAATCGGTCGTCTCAACGGTCCGCGGAGCCTCGAGGCGTTCCAGGAGATCAAGCACCTGGTACGCGTGGCCCCGGCGGAGCAACGAGTATCGCCACAGCCGTCGAACTCAGCATTACGTCGGCGGCTGCACCAGGTGTAG